AATTGAAGACTAAGCCCATGAAGCCTATCATAATAAAATGCCAAAGCTGGACAATTAGTCAAATTTAAATACAAAGATTATAAAAAATGCACATTATTTATTCCTGCAACAtccattttaaacaaatgaaGCAGAACCACTgaatttctaaaacaaaattataaaaggACAGTTTATTCAAAAACTATATAACAAAGGCACACGGTCAAGTAAAAGATACATAACACTGTAAAATTGCATGTTAGAGTCAAGaaagtcatgattttattgtggaAAATGAAGTGCTAACCTGGTAACCAGGTTGATCTGTATTTTGGGGAGAGAATTCAACATGAAAAATCTAAATGGAATGTTTAATTTCTATTACTAGTTACAAAAGGTGTGGCAAAAGCAAGTCCATATGTTGAACTTATGTGTTTCAAGCACTTTTCATACTGATTATTCAGTTTTATTGATTCTTGTAGAGCATACTTTAAATCTTCTACCTCGTCGAAAAATTcctaaaaaagaaaattcagtattcatctatttttttctaaagttaCATTTCCCATTAGACATTGGAAGGTTATAGTCATACCTCAAAATTTTCCCCTGCTTCAGCCTACTTCTCAGGGTACAGACACAGCGAGTCTCACAGCCCTAGTCGATAGACTCAAACTTCCActaacatgctaaaaacagctgCACATTGCAGCTTGGGACAGAGCTCAGGCTCTGGTGAGggaggtgggcttcagagcctgagccggAACATCAACACAGCCATTTTTAGTGCAGTAGAGCGACATCAAGTTTATCAACTCAGGCTCTGGCAGTCGCTGCTGTGGgccatgtagatgtaccctcagagtACTCTTCAAGTTATACACATAGGAATCACTTTGGTCACCACTGAGGCTGCAACCACATCTCAATTGAGATGTGGTGGCTAACTGCAACACTGCACAACAGCTTACAACTTTTAtatatatagcatctttcatacaaacagtttcaaaatattttacagacaaataataaaaagtaaaataaaaaatatgataGCAGCAAGAGAAATTAAGAGAGAAGCAAAGGAGAGAAGAGTCAATGTTGCAGAAAGACAAAAAGGAAGTTCTAAATGGAAAGGAAAGGTAGTCACACAAACCCAGTGGTGTGGACAGAGATAGTAGGATGGATTCAAGAGAGAAAGCGAAGTCCACAAAGACACAGGGAACAAatcagtgacaattttaaaaaacaaaggggTTTCAAAGGAATCTCAAAGTGAATCAGGTGCCAAAAGAGGTGTCTGATAATGGAAATGTAGTTACATTTCCCTGTATTTGCAAAAGCCAGACAGCAGAATTCCACACATCATGGAGTCTGGAGAGCTGAGAGTTAGGAGTGAGTCCGTAAAGACTGGAACTGCAATAGTCAAGGAGAGAGGAGATTAAGGTATGGATAAGGATTTCAGAAATGGAGGAATCAAGGTAATGACTTGCACAGGCAATCTTCCAGAGTTTAGGACAGTAAAAAAACAGCATATCCAAATCACTTACAGAGGAAGTATAGCAATAGTAGACAGAATGTAATCACCCAGAATTCTAGCCCGAACGGTGACACAGAATCTACTGCTTTCAAAAGAGACGACATGATAAAGATGCCTCCAGATTCTactgtttttttctcttgtttttactTTGACTAAGTGCTTTGGAGAAGGGAGTCAATGTTGGTTTTGTAACCTGCTACACACATCTTGTAGTCATCTGTATAATAAAATTCTACAATTGTTACTCTGTATGTCACTCGGAAGCCTacaatgtctgttgagtcagtgtgaggagacagaaacagctacaagcatggctgagagctctttttgttcagaatatcaacAGATTCAATCATCACTAAGATTCCCTGTTTTACTgttcaatttttaagttctcagccactTTAATTTTATGAATTACATCTGTGTGGTGTGTAGGTACAGCAGGTATGTATATATGCCAAGCCACAagtcctagaccattgtgatatcagaggtaactcaaccaatcaccgcCCTTCCTCTATagttaatttgcatgcaacagttGTATTGGTTGTATGAGACAGGCTGCATAGACTGCGGAGTATGTGGCCCGACTGCCACACCTGTGTGATATcacaggctttcagctactagtataTCAGTAATAACAACCTTAGTGACAAATAATTAGATCCTCAGATAGATCTCTCATCTCTACCTCCTAAATAAAACATCAGGCTGGGCCAAATTGATTCATAACAATTCTTAGAAAACAGTCACACACAATAAATCAACACCACCACTTCCTGCTGGATCTGTAAGTACTACCCAGCTGAAAACCTGTTGGAGCCGATGAGAATAACAGGACAAGGCAGTACTTCCTTCAAGAGGAAATACTAAATTAGTACTGAAAACAAGTGACAAGTTATGTCAGTATCTGAATGTATTCTTCAACAAACACTCATGACTATACAATTATTAGGATTACTCTCTACACACCAAgcttaaaattttcaaaagcacctaactggACTGAAGTTCCCAAATCACTTGAATGTCAATGATGCCAGCATGTGCTACAGATCCAAGAGTGAATGGATTAATGTTTGTCCTCCAAACAAAAGGACCAAGCTGAAATAATTAGCTTTATGCAAACACGAAAATCTAGAAACAGCTGAAAGGAAATTTGCTGctaaaaatgaagaaaacttTCATCTGGATATTCAAATAACTCAGCTGAACAGTAAGATTAGACCTCCAACTCTTACCATCTCATTTCAAGAACTACCAGCACTTCCCActaactccctcctcccctggtCCAAATGTCACTTTTAACAGCCCAGCAAAGAAGAGTGAAAAGTCTTGCCCTAGGAGTAACTAACTCTATGGAAGAATAATCCTCCGCTCACAAATATTACAGAGCAGCAGTGGATACTTAGTTtgggaaatttgtttttgttctcaaTGCAATTATCTATCTGTTGGGCAGAACTAAGTCAATCGATTTACACTTCAGTCAGTGTCTCTGTAACATGGAGCAAATAACCTCAAGGTGGAAGACTAGAGACAGTAGTGGCCCAAGATAAAAGCGTGTTCACAAGAGAATCAAgcagttaaaaacaaaagttcAGCTGAATTCCAATTACTCCTCTTCCTGAACAAGTGTGTATGGAGGAAATTAAACCAAAGAACTGTTAATCTGTATtccttttttaaagcaaacacatATTTGAGTCAATATGTACAACAGCAAGCACTTCATCTATGGATAATACACACTAGGAAGTTAGTTTTATAAATTTGTCCATTATGAAATTTACCCTAAAAACAAGTTACCTTGTCTAATCCAGGTAATTCATTTCTTTGCATTCTCCTTTCTCTAGACAgcttctcattttttttcttcagcttttGAATCTCAAGCAGCAATAGCGCtacattcaaattaaaaattcatattttaatcatTACAATTAACTTCTCACATGTCTATCAATCATATTATACTATATCCAGAGTTTGGTGTTATTGTTATGCAAATTACAGCTCATATTTTAAGGGGGGGTGGGAAATTCTCCTTTAAAAATTTGATCCTACGCATTTCCAACAACTACGAGATCACAGGATCTGCCAGTGGGATAGTTTTTATGTCAATTTTTATAAAAGCCTATTCTGAGATTTTTGCTTTGCTAGCATTCTATCCAACAATCAGAAACTCTACTCTCACACGATTTgactcctctcctctctccttgACTTGGATGGTCAGATGTGATCTTCTGAGCTATGACGTCATGCCATCTATTACTGATAAGAATTTTCTTTAGAATTGCAGTGAGTTCTTGGCTTTGAATAAAAACCTTGATGTCACAGTAGTTTGGGCattctatatataaaatatatagaaCCCTGCGGGTTTCCTCCATTAGCTAGATACAATCCTGTTCCACTCTGCTCTATTCTAGAAAAGTGACCCTATGAAAATTATACTGTGCAGGGTCTAGGTTTGTCTCTTAGCTTCCATAACAAAGGTGCCAagtttacagtaaaaaaaaaaaggggggggggggggtgaggaggggagatGGAGGGTTAGATCTGGCTAGGTTCTCCCTCATACAACATCACCAAAAATTAAGATTCTGAAGTCTAGAGTATGATGCCGAATACCTGTGCAACAAGACTGCCTCAAACGAGTTCGTACAGGTACAGCTGACTATAACATAGCAAATAATGTTGATAGAGAAGATACAGACTACAGCTCCTTTCCCAAGGCTAAATTGGCTTTATAGGTCTAAGCAAAAGTAAAAAGCAGCAAACGCTTTTCATcactaaaatacaaaaatatgagACTAAATGCACACAAATGTAGATCTATTGATCAGATGGGGCCATTTTCAGACAGCAACTTTTCAAAGATTAATAGCACTTCAGATACTACAATAAGGGCTAAGTGAAGCACATGGCCTTGAGTGAGCCCTATGCGTTAGGATGAAATGCATCCTCTTTGATGAGACACAACATGTATAAAAGCACCAGAGCAGGGAGTCAATGTTTGTTTTGTAAACTGCCACACATATCTATTACCTAAATATTTGCAAGAACAGGCTCCCTTCTTCTTACATATGCATCTGTGAGATAATGTTACTTCTCTCTCTGCTGTCGGAGTCCTTACTCCAGAAACAGCGTTGTCCTTCTGGGAGACCTTTTTACATTCCAGCTGCTCAATTCTTTGCTTTTGTCCTTGAAGTTGATGCTCTAGCTCATGAATTTTAATCTATGttcaaaaaaattagaaaatgtaaAGCAGAagtgtacaaaaaaaaatcaatctcagCTTTATGTGATTAGAAATGCAGTATCTCTTGAGCCCCAATTCAAAGCTCTCAATATCTAATTTAGAACAGAACTTACCAGCAAAAGCATGAAGGATAAGAGCAAATCCtgcaaacacccatttttttcaaaaatctgttataaatatatatatacaaataagAAATACCAACCCTTCTCccacaaaaaaattgaaacattttacaCTGGTCCTGATCTGAACCTACTGATATCAGCCACACAACAACCATGACACTCTATTTTGAAAAATGATTAATCAGACTGCATAAATCTGAAGAGGCACTTAAATGTATGGGAAATGTTAGTTTGCAACATTACATAATACTGCCAGATACAGCATgtcccacattttttaaaagtaaatactaAAATAGCAACTAGATAAGGAAAATTGTTGTATTTTTAcgtaactggatttttaaaatctcttttgttGTTTCACTATGAAATATTATTATGAAGTTTTTAAACTGTGTAACAATTATGCAACTCTGTTTTCTAGCAATAGCAAAAATGGTGTTTATCCCAATATAATGAACACTAACTCCAGTTAGATTGAGCCAGTTCTTACAAATATCTACAAAAATAGCCTAAAGGCAATCAACATTGAAGT
The window above is part of the Chelonia mydas isolate rCheMyd1 chromosome 2, rCheMyd1.pri.v2, whole genome shotgun sequence genome. Proteins encoded here:
- the LOC122464502 gene encoding centrosomal protein of 290 kDa-like isoform X1; the protein is MELPAVHKCLQLSDENEQLLKKLKRLRRKNQQLENDLAQIQEKLHLEQLMHDCVTSRDVQVQTESHLWHKGAGSHNKEMKVTSESARILQMYNNLQKRYDREIKTNQEQSETIKNLTIKIHELEHQLQGQKQRIEQLECKKVSQKDNAVSGVRTPTAEREVTLSHRCICKKKGACSCKYLALLLLEIQKLKKKNEKLSRERRMQRNELPGLDKEFFDEVEDLKYALQESIKLNNQYEKCLKHISSTYGLAFATPFVTSNRN
- the LOC122464502 gene encoding centrosomal protein of 290 kDa-like isoform X3; the encoded protein is MELPAVHKCLQLSDENEQLLKKLKRLRRKNQQLENDLAQIQEKLHLEQLMHDCVTSREILQMYNNLQKRYDREIKTNQEQSETIKNLTIKIHELEHQLQGQKQRIEQLECKKVSQKDNAVSGVRTPTAEREVTLSHRCICKKKGACSCKYLALLLLEIQKLKKKNEKLSRERRMQRNELPGLDKEFFDEVEDLKYALQESIKLNNQYEKCLKHISSTYGLAFATPFVTSNRN
- the LOC122464502 gene encoding centrosomal protein of 290 kDa-like isoform X2; the protein is MELPAVHKCLQLSDENEQLLKKLKRLRRKNQQLENDLAQIQEKLHLEQLMHDCVTSRDVQVQTESHLWHKGAGSHNKEMKVTSESARILQMYNNLQKRYDREIKTNQEQSETIKNLTIKIHELEHQLQGQKQRIEQLECKKVSQKDNAVSGVRTPTAEREVTLSHRCISLLLLEIQKLKKKNEKLSRERRMQRNELPGLDKEFFDEVEDLKYALQESIKLNNQYEKCLKHISSTYGLAFATPFVTSNRN
- the LOC122464502 gene encoding centrosomal protein of 290 kDa-like isoform X6, yielding MHDCVTSRDVQVQTESHLWHKGAGSHNKEMKVTSESARILQMYNNLQKRYDREIKTNQEQSETIKNLTIKIHELEHQLQGQKQRIEQLECKKVSQKDNAVSGVRTPTAEREVTLSHRCICKKKGACSCKYLALLLLEIQKLKKKNEKLSRERRMQRNELPGLDKEFFDEVEDLKYALQESIKLNNQYEKCLKHISSTYGLAFATPFVTSNRN